TCAAGTATAAATTCCTTGGACAGTAGCCTTAGAGCTAGTACATTCTTAGCTTTCATACCCATCAATACTACGGACTACGGAGACCGTCCTGGAGCTCCAACGCTTATCAGATAACACTCCAAATCGGGTTAAGCCCCACGAATGACATCTCCCCAGAATAACCTGGCTCTGTTCAATTTCCACCAGCTTTGCCCATGGATACCAACACGACTGGAACCAAGCGCTCCTGGGAAGGTATACCCCTCCGCAACGACGCCGCACAATCAAAGCTAcccgcagcaacaatgacGGAATCCACACCCAATATCCTCTCAATGTTTGAGGGTTTCCGCGATGAACTAGACCAGCATCACGATCGCCGTGAGCGATTGATTAAGATAAGCCGTGACATCACGGCTCTTAGCAAAAAGATGTCCGCTTCCAACTCTATCTAATCCCCGCCTCATCTCTCTTATCAAGCTAACAAATTCCGTGCCAACAGCATATTTTCCCTCCAACGGTTCGGCCAccccaccagcaccatcgCAAGGAAACAAAATACTAACTACAGACGACGAACCCCAGTGTCCGAACCGCCAATGCGCCAATACCACCTAACACCCAAAAAGACACCCAATCCCGTTTTACCCAAATCAAcgacctcttcctctccgccgtCCCCGAAATCAAGGGCCTAAACAACTACCGCTACCTCCGGCAACTCAGCTCCGGAATCCAGGAATTTATCGAAGCCCTCTCCTTCAAACACTATCTTGAAACGCAAACCATAATCACGCGACAAGAAGTCGTGTCACATTTGCCGCCCGAGATTCCAGTTACGGGGGACGACTACGTGATGGGATTATTCGATCTGACAGGCGAGCTTATGCGGTTCGCTGTTACATCGCTTTCTGCAGGGAGTCATAcgggtgaggaggatgagaactCGACCGGTCAACGTCTCCCGAAATTATTCCCTGCGCAGGCCGGTGTCGTGCGTGACCTGCGCGAGATTCGGGCCGAGTTCGAGGGTGTTAGTATCCCGCGCCGGCACGAGTATAACATGCTCCGAGAGTTCGGGAAGAAATCTGAAATCATGCGGAATAGCGTAGAGAAGGTTGAGCGTGCGGCATATGGGATTTTGGTGAGAGGTAGTGAGAGGCCGGCGGGGTGGAAGCCGGATTTGTCTGGACCGGTTGAGGTGGATGTTTATTGATCCTGTCTCCCTTCTCACCTTCCCTCATCACCTCTCTCTCATCTCGCTTCCTTGTTAGGAGCAAAAGGCGCAGAGTTTACGGCATGGCATGAACTATGATAATGTATGGAATACCGGTATAGGTACATTTAGTGTTTCCGATATGTTTGAGAAAAAAATCACGACGAACGAATGAAACCCATAAAACCATTCAGTCAGGCTATTTTCAGCGACTGACTCATTACTCCATCTCAACCAGTTTCCCAGCTGTGCCGTCCCAGCAGCCCAAGTATAGACAAACCAGGTCCATCGCAGAATTAACGCCTCGCATCCCACACCCCCTTCATTCTGTCAATCATAAAAGTATATCTTTCTTGTTCTCGAAATACCCCCATCTAACAGTTTACTGATCAAGCGGCGCGTTCTCTTCAGCGGGGAGGATGTGACCTGCAGACCCGAGTCCAGTTAGTACATATAGATAATACTTCACCACATCCTAATGCCATAACATAGGCAGAGATAGAGGAAGGAAACCCACGCTCAATCAGCTCATCCCTCTCAGCGC
The nucleotide sequence above comes from Aspergillus puulaauensis MK2 DNA, chromosome 3, nearly complete sequence. Encoded proteins:
- a CDS encoding translin family protein (COG:J;~EggNog:ENOG410PP9E;~InterPro:IPR016069,IPR016068,IPR002848,IPR036081;~PFAM:PF01997;~go_function: GO:0043565 - sequence-specific DNA binding [Evidence IEA]), yielding MDTNTTGTKRSWEGIPLRNDAAQSKLPAATMTESTPNILSMFEGFRDELDQHHDRRERLIKISRDITALSKKIIFSLQRVRTANAPIPPNTQKDTQSRFTQINDLFLSAVPEIKGLNNYRYLRQLSSGIQEFIEALSFKHYLETQTIITRQEVVSHLPPEIPVTGDDYVMGLFDLTGELMRFAVTSLSAGSHTGEEDENSTGQRLPKLFPAQAGVVRDLREIRAEFEGVSIPRRHEYNMLREFGKKSEIMRNSVEKVERAAYGILVRGSERPAGWKPDLSGPVEVDVY